In one window of Bdellovibrio bacteriovorus W DNA:
- a CDS encoding glycosyltransferase (COG0438 Glycosyltransferase), translating into MIKKNVLHLVEYLYLGGIERLLEQLAQATQSGANLYFFTYETQTLSGIGKSIQDQGFPVMTYKKSAGRDWKLFKRLCQVIQENKIEVVHTHDFGPMEYAVLLKLRFPHLRLIHTQHTMHHFVDKAHYRLFFQAASYFYFQVIAVSDFVRNLLLESCPLVNRRALVVIPNGVDTEKFSPQKSFGVLSEKLRLVSISRISKEKNLDYLFKTCALLKENDIPFELHHAGTSKSSEETERIKCYLRDQRIDSEVTLHGFSDNPATILARGDIFVSPSAKEGHPVALLEAMASEKICLVSDIPPHRETAQGVLDLFDIQDEKALFNKLKAIYEQNPNFEKMRKDSRALIIKHFSLNSMAGRYVELYQQ; encoded by the coding sequence ATGATTAAGAAGAACGTTTTGCACTTAGTTGAATATCTCTACCTTGGGGGAATCGAAAGACTCCTCGAGCAGCTTGCCCAAGCTACACAGTCAGGTGCAAATCTTTATTTCTTTACCTATGAGACTCAAACTCTATCTGGAATTGGTAAGTCTATTCAAGATCAGGGTTTTCCAGTCATGACTTATAAGAAAAGTGCTGGCAGAGATTGGAAGCTCTTCAAACGCCTCTGCCAAGTTATTCAGGAAAATAAAATCGAAGTCGTTCATACACATGATTTCGGGCCGATGGAGTACGCAGTTCTTTTAAAACTAAGATTTCCTCATCTTCGCCTGATCCACACACAGCACACGATGCATCACTTTGTCGATAAGGCCCACTATCGATTGTTCTTTCAAGCAGCAAGCTACTTCTACTTTCAAGTCATTGCAGTGTCAGACTTTGTAAGAAACCTTTTGCTCGAAAGCTGCCCTCTTGTAAATCGCCGTGCCCTTGTGGTCATTCCGAATGGAGTTGATACAGAGAAATTCTCCCCGCAAAAATCCTTCGGCGTACTTAGCGAAAAGCTTCGTCTTGTGAGCATTTCTAGAATTTCTAAGGAGAAAAATCTCGATTATCTCTTTAAAACCTGCGCCCTGCTCAAAGAAAACGACATCCCGTTTGAACTCCACCATGCAGGAACCTCCAAGTCTTCGGAGGAAACCGAGCGTATTAAATGCTACTTAAGAGACCAACGCATCGACTCTGAAGTCACACTCCATGGCTTTTCCGACAATCCGGCAACTATTTTAGCACGGGGAGATATCTTCGTAAGCCCATCAGCAAAGGAGGGTCATCCCGTGGCTCTGCTAGAGGCTATGGCAAGTGAAAAAATCTGTCTTGTCAGTGACATTCCCCCTCATCGAGAAACGGCACAAGGAGTGCTTGACTTATTCGACATTCAAGATGAAAAGGCCTTGTTTAATAAACTTAAGGCTATATACGAGCAAAATCCAAATTTTGAAAAAATGCGCAAAGATTCACGCGCGCTCATTATTAAACACTTCTCATTAAATAGCATGGCAGGTAGATATGTTGAGCTTTACCAACAATAG
- a CDS encoding putative transposase (COG2801 Transposase and inactivated derivatives), with protein MLLQKYFWINMNLKKVRRLMKKHGLRTVIRRKNRSRQVWVEGDEHRASPNILNRNFNVQKKDTVYSTDITYLDYGLGKRAYLSAVKDLATKEIVHYTVSASATLNIALRGLEDLFSQKPKHIIMHSDQGSHYTSKIYRDLLSKWEITQSMSRKGNCLDNAPIESFFGHLKDEAELRDCNTYEELVAEIDRYIKYYNNERPQWDLKGKTPAECRGFT; from the coding sequence ATGCTTTTACAGAAATATTTTTGGATCAATATGAACTTAAAGAAAGTCCGTCGTCTTATGAAAAAGCATGGACTTCGAACTGTCATCCGCAGAAAGAATAGATCTAGGCAAGTTTGGGTAGAAGGAGATGAACATAGAGCAAGCCCGAATATTCTTAATAGGAATTTTAATGTCCAAAAGAAGGATACTGTGTATTCGACAGACATTACTTATCTTGATTATGGACTTGGAAAACGAGCTTATCTATCGGCAGTAAAGGATTTGGCAACGAAGGAGATCGTGCATTACACCGTTTCAGCAAGTGCAACTTTAAATATCGCACTTAGGGGCCTCGAAGATCTTTTTAGTCAAAAGCCCAAACATATCATTATGCACTCAGATCAAGGCAGCCACTATACTTCAAAGATCTATCGAGATTTATTAAGCAAGTGGGAAATAACTCAATCAATGTCACGTAAGGGAAATTGTTTGGACAATGCTCCGATAGAAAGTTTTTTCGGACATTTAAAAGATGAGGCAGAGCTTCGAGATTGCAATACATATGAAGAGTTGGTAGCAGAGATAGATCGTTATATTAAATACTATAATAACGAACGACCCCAATGGGACTTAAAAGGAAAAACCCCGGCAGAGTGCCGAGGTTTTACTTAA
- a CDS encoding putative low temperature-induced protein (COG0783 DNA-binding ferritin-like protein (oxidative damage protectant)), with the protein MERQEQSREKSSKSNKKFNRAHAVKDMTSPLKTPSDLGEEACRDISAAMNAMLADTYTLYFKTKNFHWHVSGPHFRDYHLLLDEQAHQIFEMTDAIAERVRKLGGTTLKSLAQITEMQRIEENDADYVTPKDMLSELREDNLSFTASLRETRDLCDEHGDVGSASMLEVWIDESERRSWFLFETTREMHS; encoded by the coding sequence ATGGAAAGACAAGAACAGTCGCGAGAGAAATCATCGAAATCGAACAAGAAGTTTAACAGGGCTCATGCCGTAAAGGATATGACTTCTCCTCTTAAAACTCCGTCTGATTTAGGTGAAGAGGCATGTAGAGATATATCTGCTGCCATGAATGCAATGCTCGCAGATACGTACACTCTTTACTTTAAAACAAAAAATTTCCACTGGCACGTAAGTGGTCCTCATTTCCGTGACTATCATCTTTTACTCGATGAACAGGCTCATCAGATTTTTGAAATGACGGACGCCATTGCTGAGCGCGTGCGGAAGTTAGGCGGAACAACTTTGAAGTCTCTTGCGCAAATCACAGAGATGCAAAGGATTGAAGAAAACGATGCTGACTATGTAACTCCTAAAGATATGTTGTCGGAGTTACGCGAGGATAACCTCAGCTTCACAGCCTCTCTGCGCGAGACACGTGATCTGTGTGATGAACACGGTGATGTGGGAAGTGCAAGCATGCTTGAAGTTTGGATTGATGAAAGTGAGCGTAGAAGTTGGTTCTTATTCGAAACAACTCGGGAGATGCATAGTTAA
- a CDS encoding polysaccharide biosynthesis protein (COG2244 Membrane protein involved in the export of O-antigen and teichoic acid), with amino-acid sequence MSVENQQTSSLNPTSSFQRALLLTGAKIFGIIFSFIIPMYLGRHLEVETYGTYKQVMLIYGFAQLALHLGFDDSVFYFIRWDRKNFPLYSLNSLIFNLLTTGLVALVLGVFREGIAQLLNNPDLAQYLPWLGVLIIFTQCSVQLEGFLINLDRFRTRLYLDAGTELLKALAIMAAFWFFDSLLIALFFLIGLMVLRWLWMLAIMHSHKVSAGIRYRDSWPLFMTQARYGLPLGISRIVQNIMNMENLFISSFFNITQFTYYSVGCFENPLINSARISLYEVANIELIDQVKNKNFKGAVEVWQKMTKKLLLIVIPFTIYMMFFSKELIVFIFSDKYLESVPYFTIFNLYILFASLNPEPLFRSTSHSGAALKLRIGGALLGLSLIFAGAYWGGPMAVLWGKVVATGLVNISGLVIGAKFFKSRVYQLFLWRDIGLTVILSVILSLSVRLGFSNLTWHPFWILAASFSLYFVTLFVFAVRTKLINEEEYAFLVEKLKGLRNRVARLLGREVLRG; translated from the coding sequence ATGTCTGTGGAGAATCAACAAACCTCTTCTTTAAATCCAACAAGTTCTTTTCAAAGAGCTCTTTTGCTGACAGGTGCAAAGATCTTCGGGATCATCTTTTCGTTTATCATCCCGATGTATTTAGGTAGGCACCTAGAGGTGGAAACCTATGGAACCTACAAGCAGGTCATGTTGATTTATGGCTTTGCTCAGTTGGCTCTGCACTTAGGATTTGATGACTCGGTTTTCTACTTCATCCGTTGGGATCGCAAAAACTTTCCTCTCTATAGCCTTAACTCATTAATTTTCAATTTGCTGACCACCGGCTTGGTGGCGCTGGTTCTTGGAGTCTTTAGAGAAGGCATCGCACAACTTTTAAATAATCCAGATTTAGCACAGTATCTTCCGTGGCTTGGAGTTTTGATAATTTTCACTCAGTGCTCTGTACAGCTAGAGGGTTTTTTAATTAATCTGGATCGCTTCCGCACGCGGCTTTATTTGGATGCGGGGACTGAACTTCTGAAGGCCCTTGCTATAATGGCGGCATTTTGGTTCTTTGATTCTCTTTTAATCGCGTTGTTTTTCTTAATTGGATTGATGGTCTTACGTTGGTTATGGATGTTAGCTATCATGCACTCTCATAAAGTCAGTGCAGGTATTCGCTATAGAGACTCATGGCCATTGTTTATGACTCAGGCTCGTTACGGGTTACCTTTGGGAATTTCTCGCATTGTTCAAAATATCATGAACATGGAGAACCTTTTCATATCTTCATTTTTTAATATCACGCAGTTTACTTATTATTCTGTAGGATGTTTTGAGAACCCGTTGATTAATTCTGCGCGAATTTCGTTATACGAAGTGGCCAATATTGAATTGATTGATCAGGTGAAGAACAAGAACTTTAAGGGGGCCGTCGAAGTTTGGCAGAAGATGACTAAAAAGCTTTTGCTGATCGTGATTCCCTTTACGATCTATATGATGTTCTTTTCTAAAGAACTGATCGTCTTTATTTTTTCGGATAAGTATTTAGAGAGTGTTCCCTATTTCACGATTTTCAATTTATACATCCTGTTTGCGAGTTTAAATCCAGAGCCTTTATTCCGTTCAACGTCTCATTCTGGGGCGGCATTGAAGTTGCGAATTGGCGGGGCGCTATTAGGGCTATCCTTGATTTTTGCTGGAGCCTACTGGGGAGGGCCAATGGCTGTTCTCTGGGGCAAGGTGGTCGCCACAGGGCTTGTAAACATATCGGGCCTCGTTATTGGCGCAAAGTTTTTTAAAAGTCGCGTCTATCAGCTCTTCTTGTGGAGAGATATTGGTTTGACGGTGATTTTATCAGTCATTTTAAGCCTTTCGGTAAGGCTCGGATTCTCGAATCTTACATGGCATCCATTTTGGATTTTAGCAGCGAGTTTTTCTTTATATTTTGTTACTTTATTTGTGTTTGCAGTTCGAACTAAACTTATTAACGAAGAGGAGTATGCCTTTTTAGTAGAAAAACTAAAGGGGCTACGAAATCGTGTAGCGCGCTTATTAGGCCGAGAGGTTTTGCGTGGATAA
- a CDS encoding transposase (COG2963 Transposase and inactivated derivatives), with protein sequence MGSFTAKDRKDLENNQNVLKVTTSNVTYTPEFKVKALKLRQDGLMPSEIFKDAGINLSLFGKDYPRKCIQRWAKMSQKDGGLKKERRGVNSTGRPKGLRFKSAEEEIAYLRAENDFLKKLHALEARYANKKSSR encoded by the coding sequence ATGGGTTCATTTACAGCAAAAGATCGCAAAGATCTTGAGAACAATCAAAATGTTTTAAAGGTAACAACCTCTAACGTTACCTATACTCCAGAGTTTAAGGTTAAGGCTTTGAAGCTCCGTCAAGATGGGCTAATGCCTTCAGAAATATTTAAAGATGCCGGAATCAACCTTTCTCTCTTCGGCAAAGACTACCCCAGAAAGTGTATCCAGCGTTGGGCGAAGATGTCTCAAAAAGACGGTGGATTAAAGAAGGAGCGTCGAGGAGTTAATTCTACTGGGCGCCCCAAGGGGCTTCGGTTTAAATCAGCAGAAGAAGAAATTGCTTATTTGCGCGCGGAGAATGATTTCCTAAAAAAGCTCCACGCCTTGGAGGCAAGATACGCAAACAAGAAAAGTTCGCGTTAA
- a CDS encoding glycoside hydrolase family 5 (COG2730 Endoglucanase): protein MKNLVLRFVIVSLMVTGALEANALSASLSGELNFGKVTLGKTATSTLTLKNTSKDMIRLDSFWFTGPYEFKKTAGTCAFNEWKLNAGKTCTVQIQFTPTRSGSIGTSFTLGYFLGKKWDWEEVTVAMVGEGYSMVVTPPPTPEPEPAPGPSPTGWLQVVGNKILNSNGQQVILKGVSIADPEHLNTKPWERPGVTARSVASLATDKYNAKVVRLPILPGDPAYPQEGFFSATNGGEKYFKNHIEPVVKELTAKGIYVIIDLHYISNYDGLYDKVAAFWKFMAPKFAANPYVLYEIFNEPIYPDNWATWKNTIAQPITDLIRKLAPNNLILVGGPYWSSHISGAAGNPVKGNNVVYVAHIYSNQSVDTWEMRYGAVADKYPLFISEWGFEAGGTEGGNITYGTNIEAWMRSRGLSWTAWCFDINWGPRMFNSDWSLRTGPGGMGEFVRDLLAK, encoded by the coding sequence ATGAAGAATCTTGTTTTACGGTTCGTAATTGTATCGCTCATGGTAACGGGAGCTCTTGAGGCAAATGCATTGTCAGCAAGTCTTTCTGGAGAGCTCAATTTTGGAAAAGTGACTTTAGGAAAAACAGCGACAAGCACACTCACATTGAAAAACACTTCTAAGGATATGATTCGCTTAGATAGCTTCTGGTTCACAGGACCCTATGAGTTCAAGAAAACAGCGGGAACATGTGCCTTTAACGAGTGGAAGCTTAATGCGGGTAAAACTTGTACCGTGCAAATTCAGTTCACTCCGACAAGGTCGGGCAGCATCGGTACTTCTTTTACTCTGGGGTATTTTCTGGGGAAGAAGTGGGATTGGGAAGAGGTGACAGTGGCTATGGTGGGTGAAGGTTATTCAATGGTTGTAACTCCGCCGCCAACTCCAGAGCCGGAACCAGCCCCGGGGCCATCTCCAACGGGTTGGCTCCAAGTTGTTGGTAATAAGATTTTAAATTCAAATGGCCAGCAGGTGATTCTTAAAGGCGTTAGCATTGCGGACCCTGAGCATTTAAATACGAAGCCTTGGGAACGACCAGGTGTAACGGCAAGAAGCGTAGCTAGCCTTGCTACAGATAAATACAATGCAAAGGTTGTAAGACTGCCAATCCTTCCTGGAGATCCAGCTTATCCACAAGAGGGCTTCTTCAGTGCGACAAATGGTGGTGAGAAGTACTTTAAAAATCACATCGAGCCCGTCGTGAAAGAACTTACGGCAAAAGGTATTTATGTGATTATCGATCTTCACTACATCAGCAACTACGATGGGCTTTACGATAAAGTAGCTGCCTTCTGGAAGTTCATGGCTCCGAAGTTTGCGGCGAATCCATATGTTCTATATGAGATTTTCAATGAGCCAATCTATCCAGATAATTGGGCTACTTGGAAGAATACGATTGCTCAGCCTATTACGGATCTAATTCGTAAATTAGCTCCTAATAACTTGATTCTAGTAGGTGGTCCGTATTGGTCATCACATATTTCTGGTGCCGCTGGGAATCCTGTAAAAGGAAATAACGTAGTTTATGTAGCGCATATCTATTCCAACCAATCGGTGGATACATGGGAAATGCGTTATGGAGCTGTCGCGGATAAGTACCCTCTGTTTATTTCAGAGTGGGGCTTTGAAGCTGGTGGTACAGAGGGTGGTAATATCACTTATGGTACAAACATTGAGGCGTGGATGCGCTCTAGAGGTTTAAGTTGGACTGCTTGGTGCTTTGATATCAATTGGGGCCCGCGTATGTTTAACTCAGATTGGTCACTACGAACGGGCCCTGGTGGAATGGGCGAGTTTGTTAGAGATCTACTCGCCAAATAA
- a CDS encoding glycoside hydrolase family protein produces MKNIRAFQFGSLVSIFFSVTTACSAGVTKKNEAMDTHTNNSIQAQVVVDLNKKGPVIDSSFYGSHFDSFAPFPNSNLVKELGISHLRIGGNEYDVFNPNLNMAYTKTGIYNIAGFSSVETWLRNNNLKGIYQINLHGYQPVLEGNSVLLKNSFTAHNAYEMIKRLNGQLGLGIVNFSLGNEPEQWHETHPHTGAFSEESGISADEYIQKYIDFALAIRKAQEEVNGNPNSIKIWGPEISSSWLDWNTGNFNQDCNWHPTIRGQVECSYGNGQFTHFIPYFLHRLTKAENDRTINPRGYKLLDYFAFHYYPNFRTDINDINSIVKNDKGVQHVAKILESTRVLNDPSFKNTVDVSSYRDVAPNIIGRMKGWLKSYYPNAKLAINEFAVDSDWRSTTYHPIIRPLYLADTLGIAAKEGVSFFNNFILSNSEGSRIPWTLIEGGNSKSDLYNMYSLFTQHFKGTILAVEDNQGDIVNGYAVDQGKFIALVLVNKSPTDKSIQVFLKEGSAKKVATYKMPGWSASILKIEKNTWFKRDYEVYRFGAEEMGITKDSNYLK; encoded by the coding sequence GTGAAAAATATCCGCGCGTTTCAGTTCGGTTCATTAGTTAGCATTTTTTTTTCAGTAACTACTGCGTGCAGCGCTGGCGTGACTAAAAAAAATGAAGCTATGGACACCCACACGAATAATAGTATTCAAGCTCAGGTGGTCGTAGATCTGAATAAAAAAGGTCCTGTCATTGATAGCTCTTTTTATGGCTCTCACTTTGATTCTTTTGCTCCATTTCCAAATAGCAATCTTGTTAAAGAATTAGGAATTAGCCACCTTCGCATAGGTGGGAATGAATACGACGTCTTCAATCCAAACTTGAACATGGCTTACACGAAGACTGGTATCTATAATATCGCTGGTTTTTCTAGCGTCGAAACTTGGCTTCGCAATAATAATCTTAAGGGTATCTACCAAATCAACCTCCACGGCTACCAACCAGTTCTTGAAGGCAACAGCGTTCTTCTTAAAAACTCTTTCACAGCTCATAATGCTTACGAGATGATCAAGAGACTCAATGGTCAACTTGGCTTAGGAATCGTGAATTTCAGTCTTGGCAACGAGCCTGAACAATGGCATGAAACTCATCCTCATACAGGTGCCTTTAGTGAAGAAAGCGGCATCAGCGCCGATGAGTACATCCAAAAATATATCGACTTTGCTTTGGCAATCCGCAAAGCCCAAGAAGAAGTTAATGGAAATCCTAATAGCATCAAAATTTGGGGTCCTGAGATTTCTTCATCATGGCTTGATTGGAACACTGGTAACTTCAACCAAGACTGTAACTGGCACCCCACGATCCGTGGTCAGGTTGAATGCTCATACGGCAACGGTCAGTTCACGCATTTCATCCCTTATTTCTTACATCGTCTTACAAAAGCCGAAAACGATCGCACGATCAACCCACGTGGCTATAAGCTTTTAGACTACTTTGCATTCCACTATTACCCTAACTTCAGAACAGATATTAACGATATCAACTCTATTGTTAAAAACGACAAAGGTGTCCAGCACGTAGCAAAAATTCTTGAAAGCACTCGCGTTCTTAATGATCCAAGCTTTAAGAACACAGTAGATGTGAGTTCTTATAGAGATGTTGCCCCAAATATCATCGGTCGTATGAAGGGTTGGTTAAAGTCTTACTATCCTAATGCTAAACTTGCGATCAATGAGTTTGCTGTGGATTCTGATTGGAGATCAACTACTTACCACCCAATCATCCGTCCTCTTTATTTAGCGGACACTCTAGGTATTGCTGCTAAAGAAGGCGTTTCTTTTTTCAACAACTTCATCCTGAGCAACTCTGAGGGTTCTCGTATTCCATGGACGCTGATCGAAGGTGGAAACTCAAAGAGCGATCTTTATAATATGTATTCGCTATTCACTCAGCATTTCAAAGGAACAATCCTTGCGGTTGAGGACAATCAAGGTGACATAGTGAATGGCTACGCTGTTGATCAAGGTAAATTTATCGCTCTTGTTCTTGTAAACAAAAGCCCAACAGATAAGTCCATTCAAGTCTTCTTAAAAGAAGGATCGGCTAAAAAAGTTGCAACTTACAAAATGCCAGGTTGGTCTGCGTCTATTTTGAAAATCGAAAAAAACACGTGGTTTAAAAGAGACTACGAAGTTTACAGATTTGGCGCTGAAGAAATGGGCATTACAAAAGACAGTAATTATTTGAAATAA
- a CDS encoding polysaccharide deacetylase (COG0726 Predicted xylanase/chitin deacetylase), with protein MLSFTNNRELKHPIALSFDVEDWFTVRNMRDFISDDQWDEQEQRVDVGMNFILDALKEKNIKSTFFILGWVADRCPELVKRISDEGHEIACHGYQHTPVDLLTPEAFEADLRKAIKAIEAVTGQVPKGFRAPSFSITKKTAWAIPILKNCGIEYDSSIFTTTHPDYGVQDFPTKVTSTHDLVEVPLVRSTLFGAKVPVCGGGYFRMLPYSFTKAALDQDLKTSPMVMYFHPWEFDPEQPQMDLPMVKSFRHYVGLKKNREKFMSLLNDYSFITMEQLVANAKAMGPLPEYRFQSLEKTPNGLLLPQFAN; from the coding sequence ATGTTGAGCTTTACCAACAATAGAGAATTAAAACATCCAATAGCCTTAAGCTTTGACGTTGAGGACTGGTTCACAGTTCGCAATATGCGCGATTTCATTTCTGACGATCAATGGGATGAACAAGAACAACGTGTCGACGTTGGAATGAACTTCATTCTTGATGCTCTTAAAGAAAAAAACATCAAATCTACATTCTTCATCCTAGGCTGGGTTGCCGACCGTTGCCCAGAGCTAGTAAAGAGAATCTCCGACGAGGGGCATGAAATTGCCTGTCACGGTTACCAGCATACGCCGGTGGATCTTCTAACTCCTGAAGCTTTTGAAGCTGACCTTCGTAAAGCCATCAAAGCCATCGAAGCCGTCACTGGGCAAGTTCCTAAGGGTTTCCGCGCACCTAGTTTTTCAATCACCAAGAAAACAGCGTGGGCGATTCCTATCCTTAAGAACTGTGGCATCGAATATGACAGCAGTATCTTTACAACAACTCATCCTGATTACGGTGTTCAAGACTTTCCAACAAAGGTCACAAGCACACATGATCTGGTAGAAGTTCCTCTTGTTAGAAGTACACTTTTCGGTGCGAAGGTTCCTGTTTGCGGTGGTGGTTACTTCCGTATGCTTCCTTATTCATTCACAAAGGCAGCCTTAGATCAGGATCTAAAAACTTCTCCGATGGTTATGTATTTCCACCCATGGGAGTTCGATCCTGAACAACCACAAATGGATCTGCCAATGGTGAAGTCTTTTAGACATTACGTAGGTCTAAAAAAGAATCGCGAAAAGTTCATGAGTCTTTTAAATGACTATAGCTTCATCACGATGGAACAACTCGTAGCAAATGCCAAAGCTATGGGTCCACTTCCTGAGTACCGTTTCCAGTCTTTGGAGAAAACTCCAAACGGTCTTCTCCTTCCACAGTTTGCAAACTAA
- a CDS encoding hypothetical protein (COG4886 Leucine-rich repeat (LRR) protein): protein MGISQSVLFFQGILNALGESDRLWHYRRKIKGLTMKLALIYFSFFLAATRALAGDSINICDRGVIGTEIAKAVSANDCSQVSKTAMARLEYLVVVNKALPRLQNGSFRGLSSLKSLFLDSNSIETLEEKAFDGLESLLVLKLDRNKLSKIEGSAFKNLVSLQALDLSYNQLSEVHGVPHLLQLVELNLEANLLNTLPQLSGTESLRSLNLRKNHIRKIQRDRLQNLESLRTVDLEDNRVEEMESAAFSQTNIVNINLRNNRLQEIRAGWFSNLSSLRTLTLDANAIEEVQDASFQGTESLERLEFHANPLNEISRKRAGLKSEVHIGGVRITP, encoded by the coding sequence ATGGGAATCAGTCAGAGCGTGTTGTTTTTTCAAGGGATTTTGAATGCTTTAGGTGAAAGTGATCGACTGTGGCATTATCGTCGCAAAATCAAAGGTTTAACCATGAAATTGGCTCTGATCTATTTTTCATTCTTTCTGGCTGCAACAAGGGCTCTTGCTGGCGACAGCATCAATATCTGTGATCGCGGCGTGATCGGCACGGAAATCGCCAAAGCTGTCTCTGCGAATGACTGCTCGCAGGTTTCAAAGACCGCTATGGCAAGGCTTGAGTATTTGGTTGTCGTGAATAAAGCGCTTCCGAGATTGCAAAATGGTAGTTTTAGAGGATTGAGCTCTTTGAAGAGCTTGTTCCTAGATTCAAATTCCATTGAAACTCTTGAAGAAAAGGCATTCGATGGGCTTGAGAGTCTGCTCGTCTTAAAGCTTGATCGCAATAAACTTTCAAAAATCGAGGGCTCCGCATTTAAGAACCTCGTTTCCTTGCAGGCATTGGATCTATCTTACAATCAATTGAGCGAAGTTCACGGGGTCCCGCACCTTCTTCAGTTAGTTGAGTTGAACTTAGAGGCCAATTTACTAAATACATTGCCGCAGTTATCGGGAACGGAATCTCTGCGATCATTGAACCTAAGAAAAAACCATATCCGTAAAATTCAGAGAGACAGATTGCAAAACTTAGAATCCTTAAGGACGGTGGATCTGGAAGATAATAGAGTGGAAGAAATGGAATCTGCCGCTTTTTCCCAAACAAATATTGTGAATATAAATTTGCGCAATAATCGACTTCAAGAAATTCGCGCAGGTTGGTTTTCAAATTTATCTTCGCTCAGAACTTTAACTTTAGATGCCAATGCCATTGAAGAAGTGCAAGACGCTTCCTTTCAAGGGACAGAGTCTTTAGAACGACTTGAGTTTCACGCAAATCCTTTGAATGAAATCTCGCGCAAGCGTGCGGGCTTAAAGTCTGAGGTCCATATTGGAGGAGTGCGGATCACGCCGTAG
- a CDS encoding hypothetical protein (COG0458 Carbamoylphosphate synthase large subunit (split gene in MJ)) — MDKKAMIIALAEDWTGISRLPAALKRAGFSVAALCPRRSFLAKTKFIDRLWTYPTFTYSRSKFLYLLIVFALWRIKPDVIIPGDENALVALQNIARILKKFGVRGLANSIRSSIPVEEFDQVVQSKSLFNSKCQEWGVRVPRNERVKTLEEALKISPEFGYPLVVKYDFGFGSSGVTVCKNEEELKTAYTKFNGNQWKTRAKRYVLNMLFIMQAEDVNGVSLQRFVQGPVGLAPFCSVSGEMYAVNPMIKLRTHPGPTGPSSVCQGVVSDEIKEAARKTAAHLKLTGFGSLDFVINESDGLVYVIELNPRPVPTSHLDKNLTGVDLCEELFKGLNGEKPTIAAEFKQFTLALFPNEMRRDSQSEFLTFAFHDIPADDPDLFEALKKT, encoded by the coding sequence GTGGATAAAAAGGCAATGATTATCGCCTTAGCAGAAGATTGGACGGGGATCAGTCGTTTACCAGCTGCTTTAAAAAGAGCTGGTTTTTCAGTAGCGGCTCTCTGTCCGCGGAGAAGTTTTCTAGCCAAAACAAAGTTTATTGATCGACTGTGGACGTATCCTACGTTCACTTACTCAAGGAGTAAGTTCCTTTATCTTCTTATTGTCTTTGCTCTGTGGCGTATCAAGCCTGATGTGATCATTCCAGGCGACGAGAATGCCTTGGTGGCGTTACAGAACATCGCACGCATTTTAAAGAAGTTTGGAGTGCGCGGATTGGCAAATAGCATTCGTTCATCGATCCCTGTTGAAGAGTTTGATCAAGTCGTACAAAGCAAATCTCTATTTAATTCAAAATGCCAAGAGTGGGGAGTACGAGTTCCGCGAAATGAGCGCGTAAAAACTCTTGAAGAGGCGTTAAAAATTTCTCCAGAGTTTGGTTATCCACTGGTTGTAAAGTACGACTTCGGTTTTGGTTCGTCAGGTGTCACAGTTTGTAAAAACGAAGAAGAATTAAAAACGGCCTACACGAAGTTCAACGGAAATCAGTGGAAAACTCGAGCAAAACGTTATGTTTTAAATATGCTTTTCATTATGCAGGCTGAGGATGTGAATGGGGTTTCTCTGCAAAGATTTGTTCAGGGGCCTGTTGGATTAGCTCCTTTTTGTTCAGTCAGTGGTGAGATGTATGCTGTAAACCCGATGATCAAGCTCCGCACACACCCTGGGCCGACAGGGCCTTCAAGTGTTTGCCAAGGCGTGGTTTCTGATGAGATCAAAGAAGCTGCACGCAAGACGGCAGCACATTTGAAACTGACGGGCTTTGGCTCTCTGGATTTCGTTATCAACGAGTCCGATGGACTTGTCTATGTGATCGAATTAAATCCGCGACCGGTTCCTACCTCGCACCTTGATAAAAATTTGACGGGGGTGGATCTCTGTGAGGAGTTGTTTAAAGGTCTTAATGGAGAAAAGCCTACGATAGCTGCGGAGTTTAAGCAGTTTACCTTAGCGCTATTTCCCAATGAGATGCGCAGAGACTCGCAGAGTGAATTCTTAACCTTCGCATTTCATGATATTCCCGCAGATGATCCAGATCTCTTTGAAGCTCTTAAGAAAACTTAG